One genomic window of Elaeis guineensis isolate ETL-2024a chromosome 2, EG11, whole genome shotgun sequence includes the following:
- the LOC105034788 gene encoding autophagy-related protein 101 isoform X2 gives MNSEVCELKELEVEHFEIREVLRCILHTIIFHRALGLIRPKAIDCELFEITYVQCGDAEVEKKIEEKIDEFINKVEKHPNRKSQICLSFYEIKNKQSTWFGNNKVERLYWEHWYIYLHVINPKAHGKSHHNKATTDLGGEALEQSTSRHAALESSIREVLFQIIRFVNEKKDHLPSIPNHEVHQILPLGGTLMCSRGCYRPGIQP, from the exons ATGAATTCCGAAGTGTGCGAGCTTAAGGAACTG gAGGTGGAGCACTTTGAGATCCGAGAAGTCTTGCGCT GTATTCTGCACACTATTATATTTCACAGGGCATTAGGTCTCATTCGGCCAAAAGCCATTGACTGCGAACTTTTTGAAATCACTTAT GTGCAATGTGGAGATGCTGAAGTAGAGAAGAAAATTGAGGAAAAGATTGATGAGTTCATTAATAAAGTGGAGAAACATCCAAACAGGAAGAGCCAG ATATGTCTATCTTTCTATGAGATCAAGAACAAGCAGTCTACATGGTTCGGTAACAACAAAGTTGAGCGTTTATATTGGGAGCATTGGTATATTTATTTGCATGTGATTAATCCCAAAGCACATGGCAAGTCTCATCACAATAAAGCAACCACAGATCTTGGAG GAGAAGCTTTGGAACAGAGCACCTCACGACATGCTGCACTGGAGTCATCAATCCGTGAAGTCTTGTTTCAGATAATAAGATTTGTCAATGAGAAGAAGGATCACTTACCTTCGATACCAAATCATGAGG TTCATCAGATTCTTCCTTTGGGTGGCACACTGATGTGCTCAAGAGGATGTTACAGACCGGGCATCCAACCATGA
- the LOC105034788 gene encoding autophagy-related protein 101 isoform X1 yields the protein MNSEVCELKELEVEHFEIREVLRCILHTIIFHRALGLIRPKAIDCELFEITYVQCGDAEVEKKIEEKIDEFINKVEKHPNRKSQICLSFYEIKNKQSTWFGNNKVERLYWEHWYIYLHVINPKAHGKSHHNKATTDLGGEALEQSTSRHAALESSIREVLFQIIRFVNEKKDHLPSIPNHEGISFPYEITILSSSDSSFGWHTDVLKRMLQTGHPTMIS from the exons ATGAATTCCGAAGTGTGCGAGCTTAAGGAACTG gAGGTGGAGCACTTTGAGATCCGAGAAGTCTTGCGCT GTATTCTGCACACTATTATATTTCACAGGGCATTAGGTCTCATTCGGCCAAAAGCCATTGACTGCGAACTTTTTGAAATCACTTAT GTGCAATGTGGAGATGCTGAAGTAGAGAAGAAAATTGAGGAAAAGATTGATGAGTTCATTAATAAAGTGGAGAAACATCCAAACAGGAAGAGCCAG ATATGTCTATCTTTCTATGAGATCAAGAACAAGCAGTCTACATGGTTCGGTAACAACAAAGTTGAGCGTTTATATTGGGAGCATTGGTATATTTATTTGCATGTGATTAATCCCAAAGCACATGGCAAGTCTCATCACAATAAAGCAACCACAGATCTTGGAG GAGAAGCTTTGGAACAGAGCACCTCACGACATGCTGCACTGGAGTCATCAATCCGTGAAGTCTTGTTTCAGATAATAAGATTTGTCAATGAGAAGAAGGATCACTTACCTTCGATACCAAATCATGAGGGTATATCATTTCCATATGAAATCACAATTCTGAG TTCATCAGATTCTTCCTTTGGGTGGCACACTGATGTGCTCAAGAGGATGTTACAGACCGGGCATCCAACCATGATCAGCTGA